From a single Chitinophaga sp. Cy-1792 genomic region:
- a CDS encoding heavy-metal-associated domain-containing protein, translating into METYKFKTNINCSGCVAGVTPHLNQATGVETWNVDTANPSKVLTVETNGVTAEEVVAIVKKAGFSAEKI; encoded by the coding sequence ATGGAAACTTACAAATTCAAAACGAATATCAATTGCAGTGGTTGTGTAGCAGGTGTAACACCTCATCTGAATCAGGCTACCGGCGTAGAAACATGGAACGTGGACACTGCCAATCCTTCCAAAGTACTGACCGTTGAAACCAACGGTGTTACCGCAGAAGAAGTAGTGGCAATAGTAAAAAAAGCAGGCTTCTCCGCTGAAAAAATCTAA
- a CDS encoding SusC/RagA family TonB-linked outer membrane protein: MRKLLLVVASMLLLASSLLAQTNRTVSGRIVDDAGAPLLGVTVSYPGGKTGTVTNTKGEFTLVLPESAKQIKVSMVGYETKLIPVAGQNAFNISLATDAKSISEVVVVGYGTQRKAEVTGNIASIKGNAVAELPIQSFEAGLGGRAAGVQITVPNGVVNNPPVFRIRGVNSLSLSAYPLIIIDGIATFTGDQGSTNAPLNPLASINPADIASIEIAKDAAATAIYGSRAANGVVFITTKKGKLGKTKFSYDGWTGWSTPNRMPKLLNAEQYIAIKNEGILNRNPAATNLYALNKDANGNPINTNWQDVVYRKQAFSQSHSFNASGATEGTSYYLSGGYTRQEGILKRNAFNRKNFLFNLDQKVGKILSVGVKGSYSNELSEISGSSGSLEGEAFNSGGLARLAFLTSPIASPFNNDGSYNLASNGYVANTGNPSLQVGLYNPQVLLDKDKSNTESNHIQSSAYAQLKPFEWLTLKTMYGIDYLLMDNNIYRNPKSGDGVSLKGEAISVSSNYKRWVWTNTAQLAHSFGNHNLNLLLGMEQQRDTRQRYGLDRQFQADDYFNTTQGGWLIDNSSGILSRDNYLLSGFGRLNYNYKEKYFLSGNLRQDQYSAFAMDKKKGNFYGFSGGWEVAKENFWAEGALGKVFSNFKVRASYGKVGNFAGLGDYDFMFLYHPSLYGGNKAMYFSQSGNSQLTWEESKKTDVGINFGILKNRINFEFAYYYNNIDGLILYLTQAPSAGLPTSVPYNSGSMYNKGLEASVNAVVLDKGAFTWTSNFNITYNKNQITSLADGMNEVPFTTASLEQTSINKVGMPASMIYVVRNAGVDPATGQRMLLNAAGETVRYDPVAAAYYYMDGKPAAAVNVKSAVPFANTNPKFIGGFENTFRYKGFELNVLLTYQTGFYVYYGSNAGLRDQRFWNNTTDVLRRWQKANDITDIPRLVSNDNVSNGSSYAISANVFKGDFLKLRTVGLSYNIPSEVAKLAHLSGVRVYANAQNLGIWTKYPGPDPEVSSNGNNASGQGIDRNTLANGRTFTLGLNVNF, translated from the coding sequence ATGAGGAAACTATTACTCGTGGTGGCCAGCATGCTATTGCTAGCATCTTCGCTATTGGCCCAAACTAACAGGACTGTTTCGGGTCGCATTGTGGACGACGCCGGCGCCCCATTACTCGGGGTAACTGTTAGTTATCCAGGTGGCAAAACTGGTACTGTTACTAATACAAAAGGTGAATTTACCTTAGTACTTCCTGAATCGGCAAAACAAATCAAGGTATCTATGGTGGGTTATGAAACCAAGCTGATACCGGTTGCCGGCCAGAATGCATTTAACATCTCACTGGCTACAGATGCCAAATCAATTTCTGAAGTAGTGGTAGTAGGTTATGGTACCCAGCGTAAAGCAGAGGTAACCGGTAACATTGCTTCCATTAAAGGAAATGCGGTAGCAGAATTACCTATCCAGAGCTTTGAAGCAGGCCTTGGTGGCCGTGCAGCAGGTGTACAGATCACCGTGCCTAACGGTGTGGTAAACAACCCACCGGTATTCCGTATCCGTGGTGTGAACTCTCTTTCACTGAGTGCTTATCCATTGATCATCATTGATGGTATTGCTACTTTTACCGGTGATCAGGGTTCTACCAACGCTCCACTGAACCCGCTGGCAAGTATTAATCCTGCAGATATTGCCTCTATAGAAATCGCGAAAGATGCTGCTGCTACTGCGATCTATGGTAGCCGCGCTGCCAATGGTGTGGTATTCATCACCACCAAAAAAGGAAAATTAGGCAAAACGAAATTTTCCTACGATGGCTGGACTGGATGGTCTACACCAAACCGTATGCCTAAACTGTTAAATGCTGAACAGTATATCGCAATAAAAAATGAAGGTATCCTGAACAGAAACCCTGCAGCTACGAATCTGTATGCACTCAACAAAGACGCAAACGGTAATCCTATCAATACCAACTGGCAGGATGTGGTTTATCGTAAACAGGCTTTCTCCCAGAGTCACAGCTTCAACGCTTCTGGCGCTACTGAAGGTACCAGCTACTATTTATCCGGTGGTTATACCAGACAGGAAGGTATCCTTAAAAGGAATGCTTTCAACCGTAAAAATTTCCTGTTCAACCTGGACCAGAAAGTAGGAAAGATCTTATCTGTTGGCGTAAAAGGATCTTACAGCAATGAGCTGAGTGAGATCTCCGGTTCTTCAGGCTCCCTGGAAGGTGAGGCTTTCAACTCCGGTGGTCTGGCAAGGTTGGCATTCCTGACTTCTCCGATTGCATCACCATTTAATAACGATGGTTCCTATAACCTGGCTTCAAACGGTTATGTTGCTAACACTGGAAATCCAAGCCTGCAGGTAGGTTTATACAATCCGCAGGTATTGCTGGATAAAGATAAATCCAATACAGAATCCAATCACATACAGTCATCTGCATATGCACAGCTGAAACCATTTGAATGGCTGACGTTGAAAACTATGTACGGTATCGACTACCTGCTGATGGATAATAACATCTACCGTAACCCTAAAAGTGGTGATGGTGTGAGCTTAAAAGGTGAGGCTATCAGTGTTTCTTCCAACTATAAAAGATGGGTATGGACCAACACTGCACAGTTAGCACATTCCTTTGGCAACCATAACCTGAACCTCCTCCTGGGTATGGAGCAACAGCGTGATACCCGCCAGCGTTACGGTCTGGACAGACAATTCCAGGCAGATGATTATTTCAATACCACACAAGGTGGATGGCTGATCGATAATTCCAGCGGTATCCTTTCCAGAGATAACTATCTGTTATCTGGATTCGGTCGTCTGAACTATAACTACAAAGAGAAATATTTCCTGAGTGGTAACCTCCGTCAGGACCAATACTCCGCCTTCGCGATGGACAAAAAGAAAGGTAATTTCTATGGCTTCTCCGGCGGATGGGAAGTAGCAAAAGAAAATTTCTGGGCAGAAGGTGCACTGGGTAAAGTTTTCAGCAACTTCAAAGTAAGAGCCAGCTATGGTAAAGTAGGTAACTTTGCCGGCCTTGGCGACTACGACTTCATGTTCCTGTATCATCCTTCTCTGTATGGTGGTAATAAGGCTATGTACTTCAGCCAGTCAGGTAACTCGCAGCTTACCTGGGAAGAAAGTAAGAAAACAGATGTGGGTATCAACTTTGGTATTCTTAAAAACCGTATCAATTTTGAATTTGCCTATTACTACAATAACATTGATGGGCTGATCCTCTATCTGACACAAGCACCTTCTGCAGGCTTACCAACATCAGTGCCATATAACTCCGGTTCTATGTACAACAAAGGTCTGGAAGCCAGCGTAAACGCAGTGGTACTGGATAAAGGTGCATTCACCTGGACATCTAACTTCAATATTACCTACAATAAAAACCAGATTACTTCACTTGCAGATGGTATGAATGAAGTACCATTTACTACAGCTTCTCTTGAGCAAACATCTATCAATAAAGTAGGTATGCCTGCGAGTATGATTTATGTTGTAAGAAATGCCGGCGTAGATCCTGCAACAGGACAGCGTATGCTGCTCAATGCTGCCGGTGAAACGGTTCGTTATGATCCGGTAGCTGCTGCTTACTATTATATGGATGGCAAACCTGCTGCTGCAGTGAATGTAAAATCAGCTGTGCCTTTCGCCAATACTAACCCTAAATTCATCGGTGGTTTTGAAAATACTTTCCGTTACAAAGGTTTTGAACTGAACGTATTACTGACCTACCAGACAGGCTTCTATGTTTACTATGGCTCCAATGCAGGTCTGAGAGATCAGCGTTTCTGGAACAATACAACTGATGTACTGCGCAGATGGCAGAAAGCTAATGATATCACCGACATCCCACGTCTGGTATCCAACGATAACGTATCTAACGGTAGCTCCTATGCAATTTCTGCGAACGTATTCAAAGGAGACTTCCTGAAACTTCGTACAGTAGGCCTGAGCTATAACATCCCTTCTGAAGTTGCTAAACTGGCGCATCTTTCCGGTGTGAGAGTATATGCCAACGCACAAAATCTGGGTATCTGGACTAAATATCCTGGTCCTGATCCGGAAGTATCTTCCAACGGTAACAATGCCTCCGGTCAGGGTATCGACCGTAACACACTGGCCAACGGACGTACTTTTACTCTGGGTTTAAATGTTAATTTCTAA
- a CDS encoding heavy metal translocating P-type ATPase, with protein sequence METQEQIIKKTFPITGLSCASCAVSAESMLSATPGVVHVGVNFANASATVEYQPWVVGPDGLKAAIQSIGYDLVTEDTEEAAAALEDLHRNKFESLRKKAIWSIIFSVPLVIIGMIYMNMPYANYIMWALATPVVLVFGRQFYVNAWRQAKHRTANMDTLVALSTSIAYIFSVFNTLFPEFWHSRGLHAHVYFEAAAVVITFILLGRLLEERAKSNTSSAIKKLIGLQPKTVTLIQENGDTAEVLLAQVKVGDLLLVKPGEKIPVDGTVTAGSSYVDESMISGEPLPVLKENNAEVFAGTINQKGVLRFKAVKVGGDTMLAQIIKMVQEAQGSKAPVQKLVDKIAGIFVPVVTALAILTLIVWLIFGGDNGFTQGMLAMVTVLVIACPCALGLATPTAIMVGVGKGAENGMLIKDAESLELAHKINAVVLDKTGTITAGKPEVTGIKWKDGIDTERAARLLYSIEQQSEHPLATAVVKYLQVDETMQPDHFNSVTGKGVEAVYSGKKYFAGSRNYISSLGIKVSAALEAQSESWLADAATVIWFADEREALAAVAIADQIKDTSAAAVKKLEDMGVTVYMLTGDNEQTAKIVAEKTGITHYKANVLPADKAAFVQALQQKGNVVAMAGDGINDSHALAQADVSIAMGKGTDIAMDVARMTLISSDLLMIPKAIKLSRQTVKLIRQNLFWAFIYNLIGIPLAAGILYPVNGFLLNPMIAGAAMALSSVSVVANSLRLKWSKL encoded by the coding sequence ATGGAAACACAGGAACAAATCATAAAAAAGACATTTCCCATCACCGGCCTGAGTTGCGCATCCTGCGCCGTTAGTGCTGAATCTATGCTGAGTGCAACACCTGGCGTAGTACATGTTGGTGTAAACTTCGCAAATGCCAGCGCTACAGTAGAATATCAACCATGGGTAGTGGGTCCTGATGGCTTAAAAGCCGCTATTCAATCAATAGGCTATGACCTCGTAACCGAAGATACAGAAGAAGCTGCCGCAGCACTCGAAGATCTTCACCGCAATAAATTTGAATCACTGCGTAAAAAGGCCATCTGGTCCATCATATTCTCTGTACCACTGGTAATCATTGGTATGATATATATGAACATGCCTTATGCCAACTATATCATGTGGGCGCTGGCAACTCCGGTAGTACTGGTTTTCGGACGCCAGTTCTATGTAAACGCATGGCGCCAGGCAAAACACAGAACCGCGAACATGGATACGCTGGTAGCATTAAGTACCAGTATCGCCTATATATTCAGCGTTTTTAACACGCTCTTCCCGGAATTCTGGCATAGCCGCGGATTACACGCACACGTATACTTCGAGGCTGCCGCAGTGGTAATCACATTCATCCTCCTGGGACGCCTCCTGGAAGAAAGAGCGAAATCCAACACCTCTTCTGCCATCAAAAAGTTAATAGGACTCCAACCTAAAACGGTTACGCTCATCCAGGAGAATGGCGATACCGCAGAAGTGCTGCTGGCACAGGTAAAAGTGGGCGATCTCTTACTGGTAAAACCAGGCGAGAAAATCCCTGTAGATGGTACTGTTACTGCCGGAAGTTCTTATGTAGATGAAAGCATGATATCCGGCGAACCTTTGCCGGTACTGAAAGAGAACAACGCGGAGGTTTTTGCAGGAACCATTAACCAGAAAGGTGTTTTACGCTTCAAAGCCGTAAAAGTAGGCGGCGATACCATGCTGGCCCAGATCATTAAAATGGTGCAGGAAGCACAGGGAAGTAAAGCACCGGTACAGAAACTGGTAGATAAAATCGCCGGTATATTCGTTCCCGTTGTAACGGCACTGGCTATACTGACTTTGATCGTCTGGCTGATCTTCGGTGGCGACAATGGCTTCACGCAAGGTATGCTGGCCATGGTAACAGTGCTGGTAATCGCCTGCCCATGTGCCTTAGGCTTGGCAACGCCTACCGCCATCATGGTGGGTGTGGGAAAAGGAGCCGAAAATGGTATGCTGATCAAAGATGCAGAAAGCCTGGAACTTGCTCATAAAATCAATGCAGTAGTACTTGATAAAACCGGTACCATCACCGCCGGAAAACCGGAAGTAACCGGTATAAAATGGAAAGATGGCATCGATACAGAACGCGCTGCACGACTGCTTTACAGCATCGAACAGCAATCTGAACACCCGCTGGCAACTGCTGTTGTAAAATATTTACAGGTAGATGAAACCATGCAACCCGACCACTTCAACAGTGTAACCGGTAAAGGTGTGGAAGCCGTTTACAGTGGTAAAAAATACTTTGCCGGCAGCAGAAATTATATCAGTAGTCTGGGCATAAAAGTAAGCGCAGCACTGGAAGCACAGTCAGAAAGCTGGTTAGCTGATGCCGCCACCGTAATATGGTTTGCAGATGAAAGAGAAGCACTGGCAGCAGTAGCCATCGCCGACCAGATCAAAGACACGTCCGCAGCTGCGGTTAAAAAGCTGGAAGATATGGGTGTAACCGTATACATGCTTACCGGCGACAATGAACAAACCGCAAAAATAGTCGCAGAAAAAACCGGTATCACCCATTATAAAGCAAACGTACTCCCGGCAGATAAAGCCGCCTTTGTGCAGGCCCTGCAACAGAAAGGCAATGTAGTAGCAATGGCCGGCGACGGTATCAATGACAGCCACGCACTGGCACAGGCTGATGTTAGTATCGCAATGGGTAAGGGTACAGACATCGCGATGGATGTTGCCCGCATGACGCTGATCTCTTCTGATCTGCTGATGATACCTAAGGCAATTAAATTATCCAGGCAAACGGTGAAGCTTATACGTCAAAACCTCTTCTGGGCCTTCATCTACAACCTGATCGGTATTCCGCTGGCCGCTGGCATATTGTATCCCGTAAACGGATTCCTGCTGAATCCGATGATCGCCGGAGCTGCCATGGCACTGAGTTCTGTATCTGTGGTAGCCAATAGCCTCCGCCTTAAATGGAGCAAACTTTAA
- a CDS encoding RagB/SusD family nutrient uptake outer membrane protein — translation MKKISVYTLALGAAIMMASCQKSLLNPKPQSDLDAGLVFDTPDRIASQNNGLYTMLKNGKFLGGKFQIANEVRGEDFSNELSNSVTLALSWRRNVGNETQEVKEIWAQGYLSINNANLFIDGMNAQGNKVVGDSLGKIYVGEAKFVRAISYFSLLQLYARPFWDGAGGKPGLILYLEGHKEKGNYAKARSTVAEIYTQILKDLDEAEAVLPKSTAGTVKAITHANYYSVVALKTRVYLYMGKYDKVITEAQKIVTGTTTFSSPGGHSLNTEIAKVFAPPYTTTESMFSLPFTGTTGDFPGTQTQLGYYFAPSSLPYAGNGEYSLISTGVISDSSWKTATDARRKFLFAVGSKYFLVKYPTPNPYTDWAPVIRYSEILLNYAEALVKQNNTVDPTALALLNAVRHRADPTVTFTAAGFATPTALVNAIWNEKHIELLGEGFRGMEVTRTQQNFVARGGVVQTLTTDTKYIWPISSDELVYNKLCVDNQ, via the coding sequence ATGAAAAAAATCAGCGTATATACATTAGCATTAGGAGCGGCCATAATGATGGCATCATGCCAGAAATCATTGCTGAATCCTAAACCACAGTCGGACCTGGATGCAGGCCTCGTTTTTGATACACCGGACCGTATTGCCAGTCAGAATAATGGTTTATACACCATGCTCAAAAACGGTAAATTCCTGGGCGGAAAATTCCAGATTGCCAACGAAGTACGTGGAGAAGATTTTAGCAATGAGCTCTCTAACTCCGTTACGCTGGCACTTTCCTGGAGAAGGAACGTGGGTAACGAGACCCAGGAAGTAAAAGAAATCTGGGCACAGGGATATCTTTCCATCAACAATGCGAACCTGTTCATCGATGGTATGAATGCACAGGGTAACAAAGTGGTGGGCGACTCTTTAGGTAAAATTTATGTCGGCGAAGCAAAATTCGTACGTGCGATTTCCTACTTCTCCCTGCTGCAGTTGTATGCCCGCCCATTCTGGGATGGCGCCGGCGGAAAACCGGGGCTGATACTCTACCTGGAAGGACATAAAGAAAAAGGTAATTATGCCAAAGCCAGAAGCACCGTTGCTGAAATCTATACCCAGATCCTGAAAGACCTGGACGAAGCAGAAGCTGTATTGCCAAAATCTACTGCCGGTACAGTAAAGGCTATCACGCATGCCAACTATTACAGTGTAGTAGCATTGAAAACGCGTGTTTACCTCTACATGGGTAAATATGATAAGGTGATTACCGAAGCACAGAAAATCGTAACAGGTACCACCACATTCAGCTCTCCTGGCGGCCACTCACTGAATACAGAGATCGCCAAAGTATTTGCACCGCCATATACTACCACAGAATCAATGTTCTCTTTGCCATTCACCGGAACCACAGGAGATTTTCCTGGTACGCAAACACAGCTGGGGTACTATTTTGCGCCTTCTTCGCTGCCATATGCAGGTAATGGTGAATATTCACTGATATCTACCGGTGTTATTTCCGATTCTTCCTGGAAAACAGCCACAGATGCACGCAGGAAATTCCTGTTTGCCGTAGGTAGTAAATATTTCCTGGTTAAATATCCTACTCCAAATCCTTATACCGACTGGGCGCCGGTTATCCGTTATTCTGAAATATTGCTGAACTATGCGGAAGCGTTGGTGAAACAGAATAACACCGTAGATCCGACAGCGTTAGCATTACTGAATGCAGTACGACACAGAGCAGATCCTACTGTGACCTTTACTGCTGCCGGTTTTGCAACACCTACCGCCCTGGTAAATGCGATCTGGAATGAGAAACATATTGAATTACTGGGTGAAGGATTCAGAGGTATGGAGGTTACAAGAACACAACAAAATTTTGTGGCCAGAGGTGGTGTTGTTCAAACACTCACCACTGATACAAAGTATATCTGGCCTATATCTTCTGATGAGCTGGTGTATAACAAACTTTGTGTTGATAACCAGTAA
- a CDS encoding two-component regulator propeller domain-containing protein, with translation MNINFSTKLAVVLLLLLPLCSRAQLRNLKFHHINTENGLSQNSVLAITQDKEGFIWFGTQSGLNRYDGNNMKVFNSRDKKGLSHGYILSLLCDHNNQLWVGTGQGLNKFDKVTQTFASYYPVTPKWDNANCITSIAESRNLLWIGTKDGLFKFLPSRGTFEKVNLDGILTNKDRLIIYDIYPARNGDLWVACNGGIVILDISNAAIHIKKIQQHAGDGSNEITATAIAEHPNGTFYVGTLNNGILLCNSNGDITRSFSTANNPTVVSDHIRRIIVDSTRNKILAATQNGLLLFNAADNSITACQHFAKNPQSIQKNSLWSLYLDTDGSYWIGSYFGGVSVSDGDHTAFNTWPGMEMYPGIGNPVISGMAKDKNGDLWICTEGNGLLQFNPQTLQYKVYRNSPAANSVSSDLLKCIYLDKENQLWIGTHSGGLNMLNAARNTFSHYSLYKDLQTEKANEIYAISETSNGKLLVAGKHGVFAITKGSNEFETKNFLQLINVSANALFQLNATQHLAGTQDGLYLIENNQARQLFSGLAINCILSQSDEIIWLGTKAGLYTYDLQTRRLLKSNIKSLDISILSISTDNSKNLWLSTENGLFMLTPDNAIHHYLASDGLASNQFNYNSVITDNDGRIFFGGNDGLTYFYPADLKINTTISPLMFTGITMLDSAANNPPAQLLTDLNHTDHITLDSKQASFSLQFALLNYIKSEKNQYVYQLEGFDKNPRTTHIPTAAYINLPAGDYIFTVKGINNDNIASAEKRLYITVLPPLWRTWWAYTFYALLICAFIFSTIRYIFLQLILKKEEHLHQQKLDFFTNISHEIRTHLTLIVAPVSNLLAQKEMPPANKATLHQVEANASRLMQLVNELMDFRKLERGFMHLHIATYEVNGFMQEIYKAFLPVAESRNIRLTFTPLPKDTPLYFDKHQLEKVCFNLISNAFKFTPDGGIIAIKLYADEEQVRVEIADNGFGIDDNYKDKIFENYYQINDHTRQNTGYGIGLALSRKIVELHNGSLFLADKISGYSTVFNIVLLQGTEHLKGEHVHFDGKAGGPGITPQILVQPEINHSTDQEEIQDEIRKTILVVEDNQLIQSLIKGILPPFYQVTIASNAESGLVIARETLPDIIISDVMMPGMNGFKFCKLLKSDTLTSHIPIILLTAKTATDDQIYGLDQGADIYLSKPFNARILLLHVRNLIRNQEQIQHKIAAHYLNNTTPAMMEASTPDAEIPVTSELSETDQRFLEKLTSHVDENISDAELGVQALTKEFAMSAPVLYKKIYAVTGLSIHEFIKIQRLRKACVLLKDKDMNISEVAYSVGYNDRKYFSKEFKKFFGINPTEYLKQSINE, from the coding sequence GTGAACATCAATTTCTCCACCAAATTAGCAGTGGTTTTACTCCTTTTACTACCGCTGTGTTCCAGGGCGCAACTGCGCAACCTGAAGTTTCATCATATCAATACGGAGAATGGTCTTAGCCAGAATTCCGTGCTGGCCATTACCCAGGATAAAGAAGGATTTATCTGGTTCGGCACACAAAGTGGCCTCAACAGGTACGATGGGAATAATATGAAAGTATTCAACAGCCGCGATAAAAAAGGATTATCGCACGGCTATATCCTGTCTCTTTTATGTGATCATAATAACCAGCTCTGGGTAGGCACCGGCCAGGGACTCAATAAATTTGATAAGGTAACGCAAACGTTTGCATCATACTACCCCGTTACCCCAAAATGGGATAACGCCAACTGCATCACCAGTATAGCAGAAAGCCGAAACCTCCTGTGGATAGGCACTAAAGACGGACTATTTAAGTTTTTACCCTCCCGCGGAACCTTCGAAAAAGTAAACCTCGACGGCATACTCACCAACAAAGACCGCTTAATAATATATGATATATACCCCGCCAGAAATGGAGACCTCTGGGTAGCCTGCAATGGTGGCATCGTCATACTCGATATCAGTAACGCAGCAATTCATATTAAAAAAATACAACAACACGCAGGCGACGGCAGCAACGAAATTACAGCAACAGCCATCGCCGAACACCCAAACGGTACCTTCTATGTAGGCACACTGAACAATGGTATACTGCTATGTAACAGCAACGGCGACATTACCCGTTCCTTCTCCACGGCCAACAACCCCACCGTTGTCAGTGACCATATCAGAAGAATAATCGTAGACAGCACCAGGAACAAAATACTGGCAGCTACACAAAACGGACTCCTCCTCTTCAATGCCGCCGATAATTCCATCACAGCCTGCCAGCACTTCGCCAAAAACCCGCAAAGCATTCAGAAAAATTCCCTCTGGAGCCTCTACCTCGATACTGATGGCAGCTACTGGATAGGCTCCTATTTCGGCGGTGTCAGTGTTTCTGATGGCGATCATACCGCTTTCAATACATGGCCAGGCATGGAAATGTACCCAGGCATCGGCAACCCGGTCATCAGCGGCATGGCTAAAGATAAAAATGGGGACCTCTGGATATGCACGGAAGGGAATGGCCTCCTCCAGTTCAATCCGCAAACATTACAATATAAGGTATACCGCAACAGCCCCGCTGCCAACAGTGTCAGCTCCGACCTGCTGAAATGTATCTACCTCGACAAAGAAAATCAATTATGGATAGGTACCCACAGCGGCGGACTCAATATGCTCAATGCCGCCCGTAACACCTTCTCCCATTATTCTCTTTATAAAGATCTGCAAACAGAAAAGGCCAACGAAATCTACGCAATCTCCGAAACCAGCAACGGCAAACTGCTTGTGGCGGGTAAACATGGCGTATTCGCTATCACAAAAGGTAGTAACGAATTCGAAACCAAAAACTTCCTGCAGCTGATCAATGTCTCTGCCAATGCACTGTTCCAGCTCAATGCCACCCAACACCTCGCGGGCACACAAGATGGCCTGTACCTGATAGAGAATAACCAGGCCAGACAGCTGTTCAGCGGTCTCGCCATCAATTGCATCCTGTCACAGTCTGACGAAATCATATGGCTGGGCACCAAAGCAGGCCTCTATACCTATGACCTGCAAACCCGGCGACTGCTGAAAAGCAATATCAAATCTCTGGACATCAGCATACTAAGCATCAGCACCGATAACAGTAAAAATCTCTGGCTGAGTACCGAAAACGGCCTCTTCATGCTCACGCCGGATAATGCTATTCACCACTACCTCGCCAGCGACGGCCTCGCCAGCAATCAGTTTAACTACAACTCTGTCATCACCGATAACGACGGCCGTATCTTCTTCGGCGGCAACGACGGACTCACCTACTTCTACCCGGCAGACCTGAAAATCAATACCACCATCAGCCCCCTGATGTTTACCGGTATCACCATGCTGGATTCCGCCGCCAATAACCCGCCGGCACAGCTATTGACAGACCTCAATCATACGGATCATATTACCCTGGACAGCAAACAGGCGTCTTTCAGTCTGCAATTCGCATTACTGAATTATATAAAATCTGAAAAAAATCAATATGTCTACCAGCTGGAAGGCTTTGACAAAAACCCCAGAACAACACATATTCCCACAGCAGCATATATTAATCTGCCTGCGGGCGACTATATCTTCACTGTAAAAGGTATCAATAACGACAACATCGCAAGTGCGGAAAAGCGTTTATACATCACCGTATTACCGCCGCTATGGCGTACCTGGTGGGCATATACTTTTTACGCACTCCTTATTTGTGCATTTATATTCAGCACCATCCGCTATATCTTCCTGCAGCTGATCCTCAAAAAAGAAGAGCATCTGCATCAGCAGAAACTGGATTTCTTTACCAACATTTCTCATGAAATCAGGACCCATCTGACGCTGATAGTGGCGCCTGTCAGCAACCTCCTGGCACAGAAAGAGATGCCGCCAGCCAACAAGGCAACCCTCCACCAGGTGGAAGCCAATGCCTCCCGACTTATGCAGCTGGTGAATGAATTAATGGATTTCCGGAAGCTGGAAAGAGGTTTTATGCACCTGCACATCGCCACCTATGAAGTGAATGGCTTCATGCAGGAAATCTACAAAGCCTTTCTGCCTGTGGCTGAAAGCCGCAATATCAGACTGACATTTACTCCCCTCCCAAAGGACACGCCGCTGTATTTCGATAAACACCAGCTGGAAAAAGTCTGTTTTAATTTAATAAGCAATGCCTTCAAATTCACACCTGATGGCGGTATTATAGCTATTAAGTTATATGCAGATGAGGAACAGGTACGCGTAGAAATTGCAGATAACGGGTTTGGTATAGATGATAATTATAAAGATAAGATCTTCGAAAACTATTACCAGATAAACGACCATACCCGCCAGAACACAGGCTATGGCATCGGGCTGGCACTCTCCCGGAAAATCGTGGAATTACACAATGGCAGCCTGTTTCTTGCCGATAAAATCAGCGGATATTCTACTGTTTTCAATATTGTGCTGCTGCAAGGAACCGAACACCTCAAAGGAGAACACGTTCACTTCGATGGCAAGGCCGGCGGCCCGGGAATCACCCCTCAGATACTGGTACAACCTGAAATCAACCATTCTACCGATCAGGAGGAAATCCAGGATGAAATCCGTAAAACCATACTGGTAGTGGAAGACAACCAGCTGATACAATCACTCATCAAAGGTATCCTGCCCCCTTTTTACCAGGTAACCATCGCCTCCAATGCTGAGTCAGGGCTGGTAATAGCCAGGGAAACGCTCCCCGATATCATCATCAGCGACGTCATGATGCCAGGAATGAATGGCTTCAAATTCTGCAAGCTATTGAAATCAGATACGCTTACCTCTCATATTCCTATCATCTTACTAACAGCAAAAACCGCTACAGATGACCAGATCTATGGGCTAGATCAGGGGGCAGACATCTATCTCTCCAAACCATTCAACGCACGTATATTGTTATTACATGTGCGTAATCTAATCCGTAACCAGGAGCAGATTCAACATAAAATAGCGGCACATTATCTTAATAATACCACACCGGCAATGATGGAAGCATCAACTCCCGACGCGGAAATTCCTGTTACCTCCGAACTCAGTGAAACAGACCAGCGCTTCCTGGAAAAACTGACCAGCCACGTAGATGAAAACATTTCAGACGCGGAGCTGGGCGTACAGGCGCTTACAAAGGAATTTGCCATGAGTGCGCCGGTATTATATAAGAAGATATATGCTGTTACCGGGTTGTCTATTCATGAGTTTATAAAGATTCAGCGGCTACGAAAAGCCTGCGTACTACTGAAAGATAAAGACATGAATATCTCTGAAGTGGCGTACTCCGTAGGTTACAACGACCGGAAGTACTTCAGTAAAGAGTTCAAGAAATTCTTCGGCATCAACCCTACGGAATACCTGAAGCAGTCCATCAACGAATAA